TCACCAACGGCAATTCCGCGAGCTATAGTAGATGTTTTCACCGTATACTCTTTGATTTGCTTGAAGATATAAAAATTGGTTGTATCACCCTCCATCGTAGAGCTTAGCGCAAAAATCAATTCTTCAATTTCACCTAGTTTTACTTTTTCTACCAATGAATTAATATTCAACTGACTGGGTCCAATACCATCAATGGGCGAAATCTTGCCGCCCAAAACATGATAAATACCTTTGAACTGATTGGTGTTTTCAATAGCCATCACATCGCGAACATCTTCGACTACGCAAATAATGCGGTGATTTCTCTTAGGGTTTTGGCAAATTTCACAAACCTCCACATCGGAAATGTTGTGACAGTTTTTACAAAATTTTATCTCTTCGCGCATTGTGGTTAATGCCTGTGATAAAAATTGAGTTCGCTCCGAAGGTTGTTTCAACAAATGCAATACCAACCGCAAAGCCGTTCGCTTACC
Above is a genomic segment from Flavobacterium phycosphaerae containing:
- the recR gene encoding recombination mediator RecR, with amino-acid sequence MEFSSKLLERAVNEMAQLPGIGKRTALRLVLHLLKQPSERTQFLSQALTTMREEIKFCKNCHNISDVEVCEICQNPKRNHRIICVVEDVRDVMAIENTNQFKGIYHVLGGKISPIDGIGPSQLNINSLVEKVKLGEIEELIFALSSTMEGDTTNFYIFKQIKEYTVKTSTIARGIAVGDELEYADEVTLGRSILNRVPFENSLKNI